One window of Bacillus alkalicellulosilyticus genomic DNA carries:
- a CDS encoding anti-repressor SinI family protein: MISSSTIIPTSMKSTEQLDPEWKELLEEARNLGLTIEDIRTFLQSNQSS, translated from the coding sequence ATGATATCCAGTTCTACCATTATACCTACTAGTATGAAATCAACTGAACAATTAGACCCTGAGTGGAAAGAGCTACTTGAAGAGGCACGCAATTTAGGATTGACAATTGAAGACATAAGGACGTTTTTGCAGTCAAATCAATCTAGCTAA
- a CDS encoding putative bifunctional diguanylate cyclase/phosphodiesterase has product MNLKANKVPILETHKLFIYVILVAFAFILKVNNFHFVYGVTIVFSSIFLLVIVRLFGLRIGVSTAVAIHLVSVFFFGQAMMDALVLLEVLFIGLIGLYKKRGNLVLWDLFFWLSLGIPLFVIAYCQTFDTINSSMYFQVTVLVTNGLLNALIADIILTYFPFSYFLNKKIGLREFLISSHQILFHLLVVAVIFPFILNVGINSWNMYETNRSQAISTSLNNANRVGGELSGWAIGEKHKLELFGLIQTGLLEDFINRLSFEESYEIVVLDYDYNVISASGEMELEPRSSFHWKEVNENQLVDDNFYQSLPKNDLSFLSINTWSKGYYIYEKKLDSPQVIVNVLFPISVYQSTVFGHFMDQFRFLLLFAVAAVVFAVVMNRILVRTISHLAETTTGLPKKLKQMELVEWPNSHLVEMKSLITNFQHMSENLKQLFEDSYSMNQELEEQANKLKKSEEELHKLAYYDVLTELPNRLHFQQHLKILLENEYKEEEKIAVVFVDMNQFKQINDTLGHSSGDQLLKLVAERFSSLKNERMEVFRLGGDEFVFVAKQLTIEEIKLSCREITDIFSEPVILNGSPLYVSGSIGVSIFPDNGTDIDTLVKYADMAMYNSKENGGNQVQFFDDSMKKEFSERMVINNGLREALDENQFELYYQPKIDSATREVTSMEALMRWSHPQLGAISPAMFIPIAEESGIIIDIDNWGIHEACRQNKVWQNQGAKKIPVSVNLSAKHFYQDNIVGMIQSAIDSSGLEPKYLQIEITESILIKNMDEVVKIIERIHNLGVQVSIDDFGIGYSSLNHLLQLPINEVKLDREFIRSIDENKKKASMVKVIVELAHSLGLNVVAEGVETNVEYEFLQQVNCDEIQGYYFSKPLSKEDFWNMLKHDVTYKGVK; this is encoded by the coding sequence TTGAATCTAAAAGCAAATAAAGTCCCTATCCTAGAGACCCATAAGCTTTTTATATATGTTATTCTTGTTGCATTTGCTTTTATCTTAAAAGTTAACAATTTCCATTTTGTGTATGGTGTAACAATCGTATTTTCAAGTATATTTTTATTGGTTATTGTCAGGTTATTTGGACTTAGAATAGGAGTAAGTACAGCAGTTGCGATTCATTTAGTATCCGTATTTTTCTTTGGACAAGCAATGATGGATGCTCTTGTCCTTCTAGAAGTCTTGTTTATTGGTTTGATTGGGTTATATAAAAAAAGAGGAAACTTGGTACTTTGGGATTTATTCTTTTGGTTATCCTTGGGGATTCCACTCTTTGTAATAGCTTATTGTCAGACGTTCGATACAATAAATAGTTCTATGTATTTTCAAGTCACGGTATTAGTTACAAACGGATTATTAAATGCTTTAATTGCCGACATTATTTTGACCTACTTCCCATTTTCCTACTTTCTTAATAAGAAAATAGGTCTTAGAGAATTTCTAATTTCTTCACATCAAATTCTTTTTCACTTGCTTGTGGTTGCTGTTATTTTCCCATTCATATTAAATGTCGGGATAAATAGTTGGAACATGTATGAAACAAACCGAAGTCAAGCGATCTCAACCTCTTTAAATAATGCAAACCGAGTTGGTGGAGAACTGAGTGGATGGGCAATTGGTGAAAAACATAAATTGGAGTTGTTCGGTCTTATTCAAACGGGTTTACTAGAAGATTTTATAAATAGGTTAAGCTTTGAAGAATCATATGAAATCGTAGTGTTAGACTATGACTATAATGTCATTTCTGCATCTGGGGAGATGGAGTTAGAACCACGAAGTTCATTTCACTGGAAAGAAGTAAATGAAAATCAACTGGTCGATGATAACTTTTACCAATCATTGCCAAAAAATGATTTAAGCTTTTTATCAATAAACACGTGGTCAAAAGGCTATTATATTTATGAAAAAAAACTAGATTCACCACAAGTAATAGTAAATGTACTATTTCCTATTTCTGTTTATCAATCCACCGTTTTTGGGCATTTTATGGATCAATTCCGCTTTCTTTTGCTTTTTGCTGTTGCGGCAGTTGTATTTGCTGTTGTCATGAACAGGATATTAGTAAGAACGATAAGTCATCTAGCTGAAACGACAACAGGATTACCAAAAAAGCTAAAACAAATGGAACTGGTGGAGTGGCCTAATAGTCATTTAGTTGAAATGAAGTCTTTGATTACTAACTTTCAACATATGTCAGAAAACCTAAAACAACTTTTTGAAGATAGTTACTCAATGAATCAAGAATTAGAAGAACAAGCTAATAAGCTGAAAAAATCAGAAGAAGAACTGCATAAACTAGCATATTACGATGTACTTACGGAGTTACCTAACCGACTTCACTTTCAGCAACATTTAAAGATTTTGTTGGAAAATGAGTATAAGGAAGAAGAAAAAATAGCTGTTGTGTTTGTTGATATGAACCAGTTTAAACAAATTAACGACACATTAGGACACTCTTCGGGAGACCAATTATTGAAGTTGGTTGCAGAGAGATTTTCAAGTTTAAAGAATGAACGTATGGAAGTTTTTCGGTTAGGTGGTGACGAATTTGTATTTGTCGCAAAACAACTAACGATTGAAGAAATTAAATTATCATGTAGAGAAATCACAGATATCTTTTCGGAGCCAGTTATCTTAAATGGTTCTCCATTATATGTTAGTGGGAGTATAGGTGTAAGTATATTTCCAGACAATGGTACAGATATAGATACATTAGTTAAATATGCAGATATGGCAATGTACAACTCTAAAGAAAATGGTGGAAATCAAGTACAGTTCTTTGATGACAGCATGAAAAAAGAATTCTCAGAACGAATGGTCATCAATAACGGGTTAAGAGAAGCTCTTGATGAAAATCAGTTTGAGCTTTATTATCAGCCAAAGATAGACTCGGCTACAAGAGAAGTTACAAGTATGGAAGCATTAATGCGGTGGAGTCATCCGCAGTTAGGCGCAATTTCCCCAGCTATGTTTATTCCAATTGCAGAGGAATCTGGAATCATTATCGATATTGATAATTGGGGTATTCATGAAGCATGTAGGCAAAATAAAGTTTGGCAAAATCAAGGTGCAAAAAAAATACCTGTTTCTGTTAATCTGTCGGCAAAACATTTCTATCAAGATAATATTGTTGGGATGATTCAAAGTGCCATTGATTCGTCTGGTCTAGAACCGAAGTATTTGCAAATTGAAATAACAGAAAGTATTTTAATAAAAAACATGGATGAAGTAGTTAAAATCATTGAGAGAATACACAATTTAGGTGTTCAAGTTTCCATTGATGATTTTGGAATCGGATATTCTTCGTTAAATCATCTACTCCAACTTCCGATTAATGAAGTGAAACTGGACCGAGAGTTCATTCGAAGTATAGATGAGAATAAGAAAAAGGCTTCGATGGTAAAAGTTATTGTAGAGTTAGCTCATAGCCTGGGATTAAATGTAGTAGCGGAAGGTGTAGAAACAAATGTAGAGTATGAGTTTCTACAGCAAGTGAATTGTGATGAAATTCAAGGCTATTACTTTAGTAAACCATTGTCTAAAGAAGACTTTTGGAATATGCTGAAACATGATGTAACATACAAAGGAGTGAAATAA
- a CDS encoding permease — MKKVYDNFNVAIYCTASCLDNSFEQLSNELDFFEKHINVSKVYVESHRGDVTLSKERLLELKQFLEGRGIEVAGGITPTLGEAYRPGYNRLFGGICYTEEASRAKMKEVIERTASVFDEIILDDFFFTNCGCDDCLSLKGDRTWEEFRLALLQDVSENLVVNPAKAVNPNVKMVIKYPNWNESYSSSGYNTIEQPPIFDGVYTGTETRDPETTQQHLPRYASYSLLRWMDNLVPGKNGGGWFDSLDCTYIDYYLEQANLTVFGKAKELTLFCYSLLKDSNYTPALGFQLEKLDQVASEISNPVGLKVYEPHQAKGEEHLYDYLGMLGIPIELTPHFPTGDAPILVTANAAKDSQIIERMKGYLRNGGNVIMTSGFIEKMEGNGIEEFTTIRTTGKKMNVQQFAIDTEVCSFEEFTFGSSGISFPLFSYSTNGTWQTVIGTNKQNNIPVLMYDNYSKGKVYSFIIPDNFADLRLLPSPVLSKLRSVLTESILPFEVQGPSDLGIFVYDNDVFVIETFAKIPQTWSILLPKGKKLEQVGLSNEVKSSATVGDGTTVYDIRLNPSTFQTYRIK, encoded by the coding sequence ATGAAAAAGGTTTATGATAATTTTAACGTTGCTATTTATTGTACGGCTTCATGCTTAGATAATAGTTTTGAGCAACTTAGCAATGAATTAGATTTTTTTGAAAAACATATTAATGTATCAAAGGTCTATGTAGAAAGTCATCGTGGAGATGTGACGTTAAGTAAAGAAAGATTACTAGAATTAAAACAATTCCTTGAAGGAAGAGGAATCGAAGTGGCTGGGGGGATAACACCTACTCTTGGTGAAGCATATCGTCCTGGTTATAATCGCTTATTTGGTGGAATTTGTTATACAGAGGAAGCTTCTCGAGCAAAAATGAAAGAAGTGATTGAGAGAACAGCTTCTGTATTTGATGAAATCATCCTTGATGACTTCTTCTTTACAAATTGTGGATGTGATGATTGTCTTTCTCTAAAAGGGGACCGTACATGGGAAGAGTTTAGACTTGCTCTTTTACAAGACGTCTCTGAAAATCTAGTCGTAAATCCTGCAAAAGCAGTTAATCCTAATGTGAAAATGGTTATAAAGTATCCGAATTGGAATGAATCATATTCTTCATCGGGTTATAACACAATTGAACAACCCCCTATTTTTGATGGAGTTTATACAGGTACAGAAACAAGGGATCCAGAAACAACTCAGCAACACTTACCAAGATATGCATCCTATTCCTTATTAAGATGGATGGATAACCTAGTCCCTGGAAAGAACGGTGGCGGTTGGTTTGACAGTCTTGATTGTACGTATATCGATTATTATTTAGAGCAAGCGAATTTAACGGTGTTTGGTAAAGCGAAAGAATTAACTCTATTCTGTTATTCGTTATTAAAAGATAGTAATTATACACCAGCACTAGGATTTCAGTTAGAAAAGCTAGACCAAGTTGCAAGTGAAATTAGCAATCCAGTCGGTCTGAAGGTATACGAACCTCACCAAGCTAAAGGAGAGGAACACCTATATGATTATCTCGGAATGTTAGGGATCCCAATTGAGCTTACTCCTCATTTTCCAACAGGTGACGCTCCAATTCTTGTAACAGCAAATGCCGCTAAAGATAGCCAAATCATTGAGAGAATGAAAGGGTACTTAAGAAATGGCGGAAACGTCATTATGACTTCGGGTTTTATTGAGAAAATGGAAGGTAACGGCATTGAAGAATTCACGACAATTCGGACAACCGGTAAAAAGATGAATGTTCAACAGTTTGCTATTGATACGGAAGTTTGTAGCTTTGAAGAGTTCACTTTCGGTTCTTCTGGTATTTCTTTCCCTTTATTTTCTTATAGCACAAACGGAACTTGGCAGACGGTTATTGGAACAAATAAACAGAACAATATACCTGTATTAATGTACGATAACTATAGTAAAGGGAAAGTGTACTCTTTCATTATACCTGACAACTTTGCAGATCTGAGACTACTCCCAAGTCCTGTACTTTCTAAATTAAGAAGTGTACTGACTGAATCTATTCTTCCGTTTGAGGTACAAGGTCCAAGTGATCTTGGGATTTTCGTCTATGACAATGATGTATTTGTCATTGAAACGTTTGCTAAAATCCCACAAACTTGGAGCATCCTTCTACCAAAAGGAAAAAAATTAGAGCAGGTCGGTTTATCTAACGAAGTAAAATCATCAGCGACAGTAGGCGATGGAACCACTGTATATGATATACGTTTAAATCCTTCTACCTTCCAAACCTATCGAATTAAGTAA
- a CDS encoding triple tyrosine motif-containing protein, whose amino-acid sequence MKKIAIILFLLVSYFIGAGFSEANSTGQLLIINKTNNQMAFYSDGKLVRTFNVATGREAGFTPEGTFKVVNKIKNRPYYKENIAGGDPKNPLGDRWLGINARGTYGTTYAIHGNNNPSSIGTYASAGCIRMYNEEVRWLYDQVALHTPVVILHSKQSFDTIATNHGYGLKSKIGSVTVNKTSPQPTNTSVTITAKTVSGINTRYKYLIYDGGKWKTLSNFTSKNQITWKPQKAGSYKIKVQVKNKNGSGVEDEKVISYKVFKPASISSVSVNKSSPQVTNTSVTVSAKSNDNKNNRFKFSIYDGNKWKTIQKYSEVSKITWKPTKAGTYKIKVEAKHKSSAKKADHEKIITFKVYNPATVSSLKTNKKGPQPTQTTIQIEANSNDNANNSFKFMVHNGEKWKTIQDYSKSKMVNWTPSSPGNYKVKVLVKHKYSTKKHDSVKEINYTIFAPATIQEITTDKSSPQTANSEITINALSNDKKNHLYKFSIYDGHGWVTLQDYSSKSSLVWTPSNHGTFKIKVDVKHKHSKKKADDSKELPFVIHQSVSILGITQNTRDE is encoded by the coding sequence ATGAAAAAAATAGCTATTATTTTATTTTTGCTTGTTTCCTATTTTATTGGCGCTGGTTTCAGTGAAGCTAATAGCACTGGACAGCTACTTATCATTAACAAAACGAATAATCAAATGGCTTTTTATTCAGACGGAAAGTTGGTTCGCACATTTAATGTAGCTACTGGACGAGAGGCTGGATTTACACCTGAAGGTACTTTTAAAGTTGTAAACAAGATAAAAAATCGACCCTATTATAAAGAAAACATTGCTGGTGGAGATCCTAAAAATCCATTAGGTGATCGTTGGTTAGGGATAAATGCTCGTGGAACTTATGGAACAACCTATGCTATACACGGCAACAACAACCCAAGTTCAATAGGAACTTATGCAAGTGCAGGCTGTATTCGAATGTACAATGAAGAAGTAAGGTGGCTATATGACCAAGTTGCCCTTCATACACCAGTTGTGATATTACATTCTAAACAATCATTTGATACAATAGCCACTAATCATGGATACGGACTGAAAAGTAAAATTGGCAGTGTAACAGTCAATAAAACTAGTCCCCAGCCTACCAATACATCTGTTACAATCACTGCGAAAACGGTTAGTGGCATAAACACAAGGTATAAATATCTTATTTATGATGGAGGCAAATGGAAGACCCTTTCAAACTTCACAAGTAAAAACCAAATCACTTGGAAACCTCAAAAAGCAGGTAGCTATAAAATAAAAGTCCAAGTGAAAAACAAAAACGGTTCTGGTGTAGAAGATGAAAAGGTAATAAGTTATAAGGTTTTCAAACCAGCATCCATTAGTTCAGTTTCTGTAAATAAATCAAGTCCACAAGTAACAAACACATCCGTAACAGTATCAGCAAAATCGAATGATAATAAGAACAATCGGTTTAAATTTTCAATTTACGACGGTAATAAATGGAAAACCATTCAAAAATACTCTGAAGTAAGCAAAATCACTTGGAAGCCAACAAAAGCTGGGACATATAAAATTAAAGTCGAAGCAAAACATAAAAGTTCTGCAAAAAAAGCAGATCATGAAAAAATAATTACTTTTAAGGTGTATAATCCAGCTACTGTTTCTTCGTTAAAAACTAATAAAAAAGGGCCTCAACCTACACAAACAACTATACAAATTGAAGCCAACTCAAATGACAACGCAAATAATAGCTTTAAATTTATGGTTCATAACGGCGAAAAGTGGAAAACGATTCAAGATTATTCAAAGAGTAAAATGGTTAACTGGACCCCTTCCTCTCCGGGAAATTACAAAGTTAAAGTACTTGTTAAACATAAATACTCAACAAAAAAACATGATAGCGTGAAGGAAATCAATTATACGATATTTGCTCCAGCTACTATACAAGAGATCACAACAGACAAAAGCAGCCCACAAACAGCTAATAGTGAGATAACAATAAACGCTCTCTCCAATGATAAGAAAAACCATCTTTATAAGTTTTCCATATATGACGGTCATGGATGGGTTACGTTACAAGATTATTCTTCAAAATCTAGCTTGGTTTGGACTCCATCTAACCATGGTACTTTTAAAATAAAGGTAGATGTTAAACATAAACATTCGAAGAAAAAAGCAGATGATAGTAAAGAATTGCCGTTTGTAATCCACCAATCTGTTTCTATTCTAGGGATTACACAGAACACACGCGATGAATAG
- a CDS encoding DivIVA domain-containing protein — MDTNRKNKTFERSIHGYNKKQVDSYIEELRNEYLVVLKEKDEMEKKVREFQKQDEMVKKALIRVEETTNTIKKNTVQTAIKIKKQAMSKAKEIIVSAEREALILKQQAKVEAEKYIEAQKNESIQLRKKSQHEVETLLSAVQHKVSEFQTGKANEIDPHLKYPFEKTKPIKEIDIDPYCLRMEADLVVGKVVTRDIVDDNGRIVVPRASKVTSKMVKELLFKELYGELITAVDTA, encoded by the coding sequence ATGGATACGAATAGAAAAAATAAGACATTTGAACGTTCAATCCACGGTTATAACAAAAAGCAGGTTGACTCATACATAGAAGAGCTTCGAAACGAGTATTTGGTGGTACTAAAAGAAAAAGACGAAATGGAGAAGAAAGTAAGGGAATTTCAGAAACAAGATGAGATGGTAAAAAAGGCATTAATTCGAGTAGAAGAAACAACGAACACGATTAAAAAAAATACGGTCCAAACAGCTATTAAAATAAAAAAACAAGCGATGTCAAAAGCAAAGGAAATTATAGTTTCTGCTGAAAGAGAAGCTCTCATACTTAAACAACAAGCAAAAGTTGAAGCAGAAAAATATATAGAAGCTCAAAAGAATGAAAGTATTCAATTAAGGAAAAAAAGTCAACACGAAGTAGAAACACTATTGTCAGCCGTTCAACATAAAGTTAGTGAATTTCAAACAGGCAAAGCCAATGAAATTGATCCACATTTAAAATATCCTTTTGAGAAAACAAAGCCGATAAAAGAGATTGATATTGACCCTTACTGTTTACGAATGGAAGCAGATTTAGTAGTTGGTAAAGTGGTTACACGTGACATCGTTGATGACAATGGAAGAATTGTTGTACCAAGGGCTTCAAAAGTAACAAGTAAAATGGTGAAAGAACTACTTTTCAAAGAATTGTACGGAGAATTAATAACAGCGGTTGATACGGCATAA
- a CDS encoding nitric oxide synthase oxygenase, translating into MKKLIKEYGKYEHTFDELKHGAKMAWRNSNRCIGRLFWDSLHVVDKRQVETEDDISKSLLEHIKYATNCGKIRSTITVFKPESPDGINFRIINHQLLRYAGYKLGWEK; encoded by the coding sequence ATTAAAAAACTAATCAAAGAATATGGCAAGTACGAGCATACTTTTGATGAGTTAAAACATGGAGCTAAAATGGCGTGGCGTAATAGCAATCGATGTATTGGTAGATTATTTTGGGATAGTTTACATGTGGTTGATAAGCGACAAGTAGAGACTGAGGATGATATTAGCAAGTCTTTACTCGAACATATTAAATACGCCACAAACTGTGGGAAAATCAGGTCAACAATAACCGTATTTAAGCCTGAATCTCCTGATGGGATTAATTTTCGAATTATTAATCACCAATTGCTACGATACGCCGGCTATAAATTAGGTTGGGAAAAGTAA
- a CDS encoding ABC transporter substrate-binding protein produces the protein MIKVKFLFFVFLLVLVGCNQGEWVDEQPAKPVEGEVETEADVNLFKDEITIKVWSYYEAGLEEAFQLFRVKYPNIKFELEMLDYENYHNVYFEALVNGEGPDIMFIDSPHFGEFNSIEIFQDLLEEPFSMGDYQQNFSESLWNVGQSFDRKKMVGFPVNTAPHVTFYRADIMEEYGFPSDPEELGNYMEDPTNWLTMANELKKDSKYLIQWPNNIREIYDTGTAIFDEDLNFMRNTPEYEQMIELARLVRHDSLTLGIDIWLDQEPIKNDELVMLFLGTWGSDLLKSWVPDQKGKWRVTRLPFNIYGWSNSAIMSIPLASENKKAAWEFIKFYSIELTGGEDYIVSVPGYLPSRGNERARSTPNYYLGGQQPRQYYEDLIYKTKEHIITPLDKDAEKIWSDNFEKGIQWNISGDEIIKRTKEDIENQHGRVREILLESKNNSQ, from the coding sequence ATGATCAAAGTTAAATTTCTTTTCTTTGTTTTCCTCCTTGTTTTGGTTGGTTGCAATCAAGGTGAGTGGGTGGATGAACAACCAGCTAAGCCTGTTGAAGGTGAAGTTGAAACGGAAGCGGACGTTAATCTATTCAAAGATGAAATTACTATTAAGGTATGGTCTTATTATGAAGCTGGACTTGAAGAAGCTTTCCAACTATTTCGAGTGAAATATCCAAATATTAAATTTGAATTAGAAATGTTAGACTATGAAAATTATCATAATGTCTATTTTGAAGCGCTTGTAAATGGTGAGGGGCCAGATATAATGTTTATTGATAGTCCCCATTTTGGTGAGTTTAATTCAATAGAAATTTTTCAAGATTTGTTAGAAGAACCGTTTTCAATGGGAGACTATCAACAGAATTTCTCAGAATCACTTTGGAATGTTGGTCAATCCTTTGACCGAAAGAAAATGGTTGGGTTTCCAGTAAATACAGCACCGCATGTTACTTTTTATCGAGCAGATATCATGGAAGAGTATGGATTTCCGTCAGATCCAGAAGAATTAGGTAATTATATGGAGGACCCAACGAATTGGTTGACAATGGCTAATGAATTAAAGAAGGACTCGAAATATTTGATTCAGTGGCCAAATAACATTAGAGAAATATATGATACTGGGACAGCGATTTTTGATGAAGATTTAAACTTTATGAGGAATACTCCAGAATATGAACAAATGATTGAACTAGCTAGACTTGTTAGGCACGATAGTTTAACGTTAGGAATAGACATTTGGTTAGATCAGGAACCGATAAAAAACGATGAGTTAGTCATGCTTTTCCTAGGAACGTGGGGTTCAGATTTATTAAAATCATGGGTTCCCGATCAAAAGGGTAAATGGAGAGTAACCAGACTACCTTTTAATATTTACGGGTGGTCGAACAGTGCCATTATGTCAATACCCCTTGCCAGTGAAAATAAAAAAGCAGCCTGGGAGTTTATTAAATTTTATTCAATAGAGCTTACTGGGGGTGAAGATTACATTGTATCTGTACCAGGATATTTGCCTTCACGAGGAAATGAGAGGGCACGCTCTACACCTAATTATTATTTAGGTGGGCAACAGCCCCGACAATACTATGAAGATTTGATTTACAAGACGAAAGAACACATTATTACCCCATTAGACAAAGATGCAGAAAAAATATGGAGTGATAATTTTGAAAAAGGAATTCAATGGAATATAAGTGGAGATGAAATTATAAAAAGAACAAAAGAAGATATTGAAAACCAGCATGGACGTGTAAGAGAAATATTGCTTGAAAGTAAAAATAATAGTCAGTAG
- a CDS encoding EAL and HDOD domain-containing protein, translating to MDVFVARQPILNKNHEIYAYELLYRGDDGPNAQPVSGDAATSDVIINSFFNIGIEQLSEGKLCFINFTENILKKEFPSHLSPDKVVVEILETVKLTSEVIEICKKLSKKGYQIALDDFILLEDDLNLVEILKYIDIVKVDILNTPRQTQKKILEFLKPFNVKLLAEKVETREVYEQCVNEGYMYFQGYYFSKPVIISSTDVPVFNGVFLNILTELSKEEPNIDLITQAIEKDVSLSYKLLRLINSSARTAHKIKSLKQAIVLLGLNEIKKWIYFLSLSQSNNSHFKAPKEIIKMSFIRAKGSELIAMNVGKSHEHSSYFLTGMFSLIDSLLQVPIETVMKSLPLEKEILDALLGKQNHHKDILDLTIAIEQAKWEDIDRITSRIGITKENAFEIHANSINWSKNLFVVE from the coding sequence TTGGATGTTTTTGTAGCGAGGCAGCCCATCTTAAATAAAAATCATGAGATTTATGCTTATGAGTTATTATATCGAGGCGATGATGGGCCTAACGCTCAACCTGTTAGTGGTGATGCTGCTACTTCTGATGTAATTATAAATAGCTTTTTTAATATCGGAATTGAACAGCTATCTGAAGGAAAGCTTTGCTTTATTAATTTCACTGAAAACATTTTAAAAAAAGAATTTCCGTCCCACCTATCTCCTGATAAGGTTGTCGTTGAAATTCTAGAAACGGTAAAATTAACATCTGAAGTCATAGAAATCTGTAAAAAACTAAGTAAAAAGGGATATCAAATTGCTTTGGATGATTTTATTTTACTGGAAGATGACTTGAATTTAGTAGAAATTCTTAAATATATTGATATTGTTAAAGTCGATATCCTAAACACTCCAAGACAAACACAAAAAAAGATACTCGAATTTTTAAAACCATTCAATGTAAAATTATTAGCTGAGAAGGTCGAAACAAGAGAAGTGTATGAGCAGTGCGTGAATGAGGGCTATATGTACTTTCAAGGTTATTATTTTAGCAAGCCGGTCATTATATCTAGTACAGACGTACCTGTATTTAACGGCGTTTTTTTAAATATCCTAACCGAACTATCCAAAGAAGAACCAAATATTGATCTAATTACACAAGCGATTGAGAAGGATGTTTCTCTATCTTATAAGTTATTAAGATTAATAAACTCTTCTGCTAGAACGGCACACAAAATAAAATCGTTAAAGCAAGCGATTGTTTTACTTGGGTTAAATGAAATTAAAAAGTGGATTTACTTTCTTTCTTTAAGTCAGTCGAATAACAGTCATTTCAAGGCACCGAAGGAGATCATTAAAATGTCGTTCATACGTGCCAAAGGAAGCGAACTAATCGCGATGAATGTTGGGAAATCACATGAGCATTCAAGCTATTTCTTAACAGGGATGTTTTCTTTAATTGATAGTCTTCTCCAAGTACCAATTGAAACTGTAATGAAGTCTCTTCCATTAGAAAAAGAAATATTAGATGCTTTGTTAGGAAAACAAAACCATCATAAAGATATATTGGACTTAACAATAGCAATTGAACAGGCTAAGTGGGAAGACATTGATAGAATAACCAGTAGAATTGGCATCACAAAAGAAAATGCATTTGAAATTCATGCAAACTCAATTAATTGGTCAAAAAATTTATTTGTCGTTGAATAA